One genomic window of Tenacibaculum tangerinum includes the following:
- a CDS encoding phenylacetate--CoA ligase family protein, which yields MDVRLKKHFDIVKKSTLFKDHYKEVTHYTNALPIEKHMLRTILANQFNVASENKGVYLVRSGGSMAKPLIFPVDIEENLYQRELLSKELVANDIFTSQSRVLNLFSYNGMYRTAAIMDDILERCNATTISLGAVSELDLVYNTAKQFAATMIIGTPSKLTLVAHYILDNKLEVSIPKIMYAGEFLLKSQESLLKKAFNSTHIYTMYGSAETGIWAWASYENGRTSFETLNDVIVEVENPDKEGNGLLVVTNLLRKRFPVFRYVMGDIGSVSKKDNKTIVHLKTREPKSFSIESNSYFLNDFDWLYEIADRFQIQISNTKPKHIEIKFLIVSNSTNLVDVSLIKDKLGSIFEINPKTTVIKVQQVKEASLYLNPTTSKTPSIADFRR from the coding sequence ATGGACGTTAGGCTAAAAAAACATTTTGATATCGTAAAAAAGTCAACTCTTTTCAAAGACCATTACAAAGAGGTTACTCATTACACAAATGCGCTTCCCATTGAAAAACATATGCTGCGTACGATATTAGCAAACCAATTTAATGTTGCATCTGAAAACAAAGGCGTTTATTTGGTACGTTCAGGAGGTTCAATGGCAAAACCCTTAATTTTTCCAGTTGATATTGAAGAAAATTTATACCAACGTGAATTGCTATCAAAAGAGTTAGTCGCTAACGATATATTTACTTCGCAGTCAAGAGTGCTCAATTTATTTAGTTACAACGGTATGTATCGCACTGCCGCCATAATGGATGATATTTTAGAACGGTGCAATGCAACAACAATTTCTTTAGGAGCAGTTTCTGAGCTAGACTTAGTGTACAATACAGCCAAGCAATTTGCAGCCACTATGATTATAGGAACACCATCAAAACTAACCTTAGTAGCACATTATATTTTAGATAACAAGTTAGAAGTATCGATTCCAAAAATTATGTATGCAGGTGAATTTTTATTGAAATCACAAGAAAGCCTACTAAAAAAAGCTTTTAACTCAACACACATATATACCATGTATGGTTCTGCCGAAACAGGAATTTGGGCATGGGCTAGTTATGAAAACGGACGTACTTCTTTTGAAACTCTTAACGATGTAATTGTTGAGGTAGAAAATCCAGATAAAGAAGGAAACGGACTTTTAGTAGTCACAAACCTATTAAGAAAACGCTTTCCTGTATTTAGATATGTCATGGGAGATATAGGGAGTGTTTCAAAAAAGGATAATAAAACGATTGTACACTTAAAAACCAGAGAACCCAAATCTTTTTCAATAGAATCGAATTCCTATTTTTTAAACGACTTTGATTGGTTATATGAAATTGCAGACAGGTTTCAAATTCAAATCTCAAACACCAAACCAAAACATATTGAAATCAAATTTTTGATAGTAAGTAATTCTACCAATTTAGTAGATGTATCTCTGATAAAAGATAAACTAGGAAGTATTTTTGAAATCAATCCTAAAACAACTGTTATAAAAGTGCAGCAAGTAAAAGAGGCTAGTTTATATCTCAATCCTACAACTTCTAAAACTCCATCTATTGCAGATTTTAGGAGATAA
- a CDS encoding glycosyltransferase family 2 protein, with protein MTFSVVIPLYNKALYVEETLASLALQSKKPFELIIVDDNSTDDSLRVVKDYIQRNQKQFEKTRIEIIELTANYGVGYARNIGFSKATGDLVSFLDADDIYEKDLLKTASLLMQQHSIDFLVVGIQLFPSNVIYPDVKKIAKELFALTNEAYYIKQPLKTVTSHNFYMGVGSNVIFKRENGLSEKYIEQRIFYEGIDYWYRIVKKMVQQGTPKIGLLMGEYLKVREVAGSASRKKYEKWNEIDFPPVLSRFKNSNDYYDKRLMGVVGSRWIEHAMCNLNSVGQKLKFMVHYIRVFLKQGYYFFLHKF; from the coding sequence ATGACATTTTCAGTAGTAATACCTTTATATAATAAAGCTTTATATGTTGAAGAAACATTAGCATCACTAGCCCTACAATCAAAAAAGCCATTTGAATTAATCATTGTAGATGATAACAGTACCGATGATAGCTTAAGAGTGGTAAAAGATTATATACAACGTAATCAGAAGCAATTTGAGAAAACTAGAATAGAAATAATAGAGTTAACAGCCAACTACGGTGTAGGTTATGCCAGAAACATTGGTTTTTCAAAAGCTACAGGTGATTTGGTGAGCTTTTTAGATGCAGATGATATTTATGAAAAAGATTTGTTAAAAACGGCAAGCTTGTTAATGCAACAGCATAGCATTGACTTTCTGGTAGTAGGAATTCAATTGTTCCCAAGTAATGTAATATATCCAGATGTTAAAAAAATAGCCAAAGAGTTATTCGCACTAACGAATGAAGCCTATTACATAAAACAACCACTAAAAACCGTTACCTCGCATAACTTTTATATGGGAGTTGGAAGCAATGTAATTTTTAAAAGAGAAAATGGATTGTCTGAGAAATATATAGAACAACGTATTTTTTATGAAGGTATAGATTATTGGTACAGGATAGTAAAGAAAATGGTACAACAAGGCACTCCAAAAATAGGCTTGCTTATGGGCGAATACTTAAAAGTAAGAGAAGTAGCAGGAAGTGCCTCAAGAAAAAAATATGAGAAGTGGAATGAAATTGATTTTCCACCTGTGTTAAGTAGATTTAAAAACAGTAATGATTATTACGATAAACGCTTAATGGGCGTGGTAGGAAGTAGATGGATAGAACATGCGATGTGTAACTTGAACTCAGTAGGACAAAAACTAAAATTTATGGTACATTATATAAGGGTATTTCTAAAGCAAGGATATTATTTCTTTCTACATAAATTCTAA
- a CDS encoding alpha-2-macroglobulin family protein encodes MKTPLPNKSNQRLIYLTLILFLIITYGCKKSETSESNVHEFSEYISVFPNKLISATPNLKFLLKKKPTTNFEASKVITMQPAVKGTVAFNDNELIFTPTEKLQSNQEYFITLHLSELYDDIDSSLKKLTVKVKTKELLFNVALQSPNVYNKDLYTVEGELMASDLIETATISSLVKATYNGKSLPVKFNTAGKVSAHIYFKIDSIERFEDDKQLKVTWTGAPIQSASKGSREVTITGKNNFKVLSVDVLDTEKQHIEINFSDPIEKSQNLKGLIQFLNTQKRAFTYKIHSNKVTLYPKSSFTQKVEIEIFKGIKSVDGYTLKENVIKTVYFEELKPAVTLIKSGSILPTSDNLKINFSAVNLKAIDATVYKIYKDNVLQFLQYNNLNNQGDLRYVGRPVAKYTMNLSNQGVDLGKENAFAIDLADIVKVENGAMYRVEFSFSQDYSNYKCAEGTSTKTIVFGKKEIATESYDSPNYYNDYYYDYRWRDRENPCTSSYYYDKRISTNILATNIGVIVKKGNNNTTLVAVSDILSTNVIEGAKVTLYNLQKQPIASASTDKEGMVSFSDVTNAFFAVVTKNNNTTYVKLKDGEALSMSKFDVSGVKLQEGIKGYIYGERGVWRPGDQLFLTFVLNDNANPIPEEHPIKFELINPQGKIIDRKVLPKKSNNVYAYAPRTNPDAITGNWKLRVSVGGAVFNKTLKVETIKPNRLKIKLTTDTEFIKANSTITGNVAVTWLHGAIAKGLKLDINGKFSQTKTEFSKFKNYHFDDATRRFGTEEFKVLKGNLSNEGTTKFSVKPTLDSKAPGMLKANFITKVYENGGDFSTDVFSKKISPYTSYAGLQEAEEPKSKNYLFTDEDYTFNVASVNEEGAGIENTLEVNVYKLSWRWWWNTSNNGLSSYDGTRYHEPYKKLQVTTNASGKGAFKLKIDENDWGRYLIKVKDSKSKHVTSSVVYFDWPSWYAKKKGNQDKSNATMLVFTTDKESYEVNEKATVKFPSSEGGKAFITIENGTEVVDYFWVPTQAQQTTFSFPVKASYTPNVFVNISLLQKHSQTLNDLPIRMYGSIPMLVHNPATKLAPKIQLADELRPESTATIRIKEENGRPMTYTIALVDEGLLDLTRFKTPNPWDVFYARQSLGVKTWDIFDDVIGAYGGKVTQILSIGGDEAEAGSKNRKANRFKPMVTYLGPFDLKMGDIREHTINIPKYVGSVRAMVVATDTNKEAYGSDEKTAFVRKPVMILASLPRKITPQETVTLPVTVFAMKPNIKNVKVTVQPNEAYTIVGNKTQTVSFSQPDEKMTYFTLKVNDFKGIGKVKIDASSGGEKASYEVEIDVLNPNPITTEVKDLVLKSNEQGAIDFTSFGTKGTNEATLELSTLPPMNFTKRLEYVIRYPHGCVEQTTSSAFPQLYVSEIFELPKEKIASTERNIKAAIQRLSDFQLSNGGLSYWQGNSTADIWGTSYAGHFMIEAEKKGYVLPIGFKSKWIGYQKQQARTWRNSTGYYNNSLSQAYRLYTLCLANSPDVASMNRLRESTGVSNEAKTRLASAYALIGKKSIAKSILKGITEQSYTKQYYSNYGSETRNKAMSLETYMLLDDESKSMKLAKEIAENLSSNRWMSTQTTAYSLLAMSQYALKNGGSNGINTTYILNKVSGKASTSKSLLAKDLVAIQKENSLKITNKNSGVLYVRILNKGILPVGEEKVFQKNLETAIVYKTKDGTRITPDNLSQGTNFIAEVTVKNPTSQTIENVALTQYLPSGWEIINTRFTDFGNNTTSSDVDYTDIRDARISNYFTLKKYETKTFNVLLNASYLGKYYLPGIQVEAMYDNDYMARTKGQWIEVTK; translated from the coding sequence ATGAAAACACCATTACCCAACAAAAGTAACCAACGACTAATTTATTTAACATTAATTTTATTCCTGATTATTACCTACGGATGTAAAAAATCTGAAACCTCTGAAAGTAATGTCCATGAATTTAGTGAGTATATTAGTGTTTTTCCAAATAAACTAATTTCTGCAACACCAAATTTAAAATTTCTATTAAAAAAGAAACCAACGACAAATTTTGAGGCAAGTAAAGTTATTACCATGCAACCAGCAGTAAAAGGCACGGTTGCATTTAACGATAACGAACTCATCTTTACACCTACCGAAAAGCTACAAAGCAATCAAGAGTACTTCATTACCCTTCACTTATCTGAACTTTATGACGATATTGATTCGTCGTTAAAAAAACTCACAGTAAAAGTAAAAACTAAGGAACTATTATTTAACGTTGCCTTACAATCTCCAAACGTTTACAATAAAGATTTATATACCGTAGAGGGAGAATTAATGGCGAGTGATTTGATAGAAACAGCTACTATATCCTCTTTGGTAAAAGCTACGTACAACGGAAAGTCGCTGCCCGTAAAGTTTAATACTGCAGGAAAAGTAAGTGCTCACATTTATTTTAAAATAGACAGCATAGAACGCTTTGAAGATGATAAACAGTTGAAGGTTACATGGACAGGGGCTCCGATTCAATCAGCATCTAAAGGAAGCAGAGAGGTAACCATTACAGGAAAAAATAACTTTAAAGTGTTGAGTGTAGATGTGTTGGATACAGAGAAACAACATATTGAAATAAACTTTTCAGATCCCATAGAAAAATCACAAAACTTAAAAGGATTGATTCAGTTTTTAAATACCCAAAAAAGAGCTTTTACCTACAAGATACATAGCAACAAAGTAACACTATATCCAAAATCGTCATTTACACAGAAGGTTGAGATAGAAATTTTTAAAGGAATTAAGAGTGTAGACGGCTATACATTGAAAGAAAATGTAATTAAAACGGTGTATTTTGAAGAGTTAAAACCAGCAGTAACACTTATAAAAAGCGGATCGATACTTCCGACCTCAGACAATTTAAAAATAAATTTTAGTGCCGTTAATTTAAAAGCTATTGATGCAACCGTATATAAAATTTATAAAGACAATGTATTACAGTTTTTACAATATAATAACTTGAATAACCAAGGAGATTTGCGTTATGTTGGGCGTCCTGTAGCAAAATACACCATGAACCTAAGCAATCAAGGAGTAGATTTGGGTAAAGAAAATGCGTTTGCTATTGATTTAGCGGATATCGTAAAAGTAGAAAACGGGGCGATGTATAGAGTAGAGTTTTCATTCAGTCAAGACTATTCAAATTATAAATGTGCTGAAGGAACTTCAACCAAAACCATCGTTTTTGGAAAAAAAGAGATTGCAACTGAAAGCTATGACAGTCCTAATTATTATAACGATTACTACTACGATTATAGATGGAGAGACAGAGAAAATCCTTGCACATCCTCATATTACTACGATAAAAGAATCAGCACCAACATTTTGGCTACAAATATTGGTGTTATCGTAAAAAAAGGGAATAATAATACAACTTTGGTAGCAGTTAGCGATATACTTAGTACGAACGTTATTGAAGGAGCAAAGGTAACTTTATACAACTTACAAAAACAGCCCATAGCGTCGGCTTCGACCGATAAAGAAGGAATGGTTTCTTTTTCTGATGTGACCAATGCCTTTTTTGCAGTAGTTACCAAAAACAACAATACCACCTATGTGAAATTGAAAGACGGAGAAGCACTTTCAATGAGTAAATTTGATGTTTCTGGAGTAAAATTACAAGAAGGAATTAAAGGATATATTTATGGAGAGCGTGGTGTTTGGCGACCAGGAGATCAACTGTTTTTAACCTTTGTTTTAAACGACAATGCGAACCCAATTCCAGAAGAACATCCCATAAAGTTTGAATTAATCAATCCACAAGGAAAAATAATTGATAGAAAAGTACTTCCAAAAAAATCAAACAATGTATATGCCTATGCACCAAGAACAAATCCAGATGCCATTACTGGTAATTGGAAATTACGCGTAAGTGTTGGAGGGGCTGTTTTCAACAAAACACTAAAGGTTGAAACCATCAAACCGAATCGATTAAAGATTAAACTGACTACAGATACAGAATTTATTAAAGCAAATTCAACAATTACAGGAAACGTAGCGGTAACATGGTTACACGGAGCCATAGCAAAAGGATTAAAGTTAGATATCAATGGCAAATTCTCACAAACAAAGACAGAGTTTTCAAAATTTAAAAACTATCATTTTGACGATGCAACGCGTCGATTCGGAACAGAAGAGTTTAAAGTATTAAAAGGAAATTTAAGCAATGAAGGGACAACGAAATTTTCGGTAAAACCCACATTAGATAGCAAAGCACCAGGAATGCTCAAAGCAAACTTTATTACTAAAGTGTATGAAAACGGAGGAGACTTTAGTACCGATGTGTTTTCTAAAAAAATATCACCCTATACATCGTATGCAGGTTTGCAAGAAGCAGAAGAACCAAAATCTAAAAACTATTTATTTACCGATGAAGACTATACCTTTAATGTAGCTTCTGTAAATGAAGAAGGTGCAGGAATTGAAAACACCTTAGAAGTAAATGTATACAAGTTATCGTGGCGTTGGTGGTGGAATACCTCAAATAACGGATTGTCTAGTTACGATGGTACTCGTTACCATGAACCTTATAAAAAACTACAAGTAACTACAAATGCGAGTGGTAAAGGTGCTTTTAAATTAAAGATTGATGAAAACGATTGGGGACGTTATTTAATAAAAGTAAAAGATTCAAAAAGTAAGCATGTAACCTCAAGTGTCGTGTATTTCGATTGGCCTTCTTGGTATGCTAAGAAAAAAGGAAATCAAGACAAGAGCAATGCTACCATGTTGGTGTTTACCACCGATAAAGAATCGTATGAAGTAAATGAAAAAGCAACCGTGAAGTTTCCGTCTTCAGAAGGAGGAAAAGCATTTATTACTATTGAAAACGGTACCGAAGTAGTCGATTATTTCTGGGTACCAACACAAGCACAACAAACCACGTTTAGTTTTCCTGTAAAAGCCAGTTATACACCGAATGTATTTGTAAACATATCGTTGCTACAAAAACACAGTCAAACCCTAAACGATTTGCCCATTCGTATGTACGGTTCTATTCCTATGTTGGTACATAACCCAGCCACGAAGTTAGCACCAAAAATTCAGTTAGCAGATGAGTTACGACCAGAATCAACTGCTACTATTCGTATAAAAGAAGAAAATGGAAGACCCATGACCTATACCATTGCTTTGGTAGATGAAGGCTTGTTAGACTTAACCCGTTTTAAAACACCGAATCCTTGGGATGTTTTTTATGCACGCCAATCTTTAGGCGTAAAAACGTGGGACATTTTTGATGATGTTATTGGTGCTTACGGCGGAAAAGTAACTCAAATACTGAGTATTGGAGGTGATGAAGCAGAAGCGGGAAGTAAAAACAGAAAAGCCAACCGATTTAAACCAATGGTTACCTATTTAGGACCTTTCGATTTAAAAATGGGTGATATAAGAGAGCATACGATTAACATACCAAAATATGTTGGTTCGGTACGAGCCATGGTAGTGGCTACAGACACTAACAAAGAGGCGTATGGTAGCGATGAAAAAACAGCTTTTGTACGAAAACCAGTCATGATTTTAGCATCATTGCCTCGTAAAATAACACCACAAGAAACGGTAACCTTACCAGTCACTGTTTTTGCGATGAAACCAAACATTAAAAATGTAAAAGTAACCGTACAACCGAACGAAGCATATACCATTGTAGGAAATAAAACACAAACCGTTTCATTTAGTCAGCCAGATGAGAAAATGACCTATTTTACCTTAAAAGTAAACGATTTTAAAGGGATAGGTAAGGTAAAAATAGACGCCAGTTCGGGAGGAGAAAAAGCGTCTTATGAAGTAGAGATTGATGTGCTAAATCCGAATCCAATAACTACAGAAGTAAAAGATTTGGTGTTAAAATCTAACGAACAAGGAGCAATTGACTTTACAAGCTTTGGAACTAAAGGAACCAATGAAGCTACGTTAGAATTGTCAACCTTACCTCCCATGAATTTTACCAAACGTTTGGAATATGTAATTCGTTATCCGCATGGATGTGTAGAACAAACAACCTCAAGTGCTTTTCCACAGTTATATGTATCTGAAATTTTTGAGTTGCCAAAAGAAAAGATAGCCTCAACCGAAAGAAATATCAAAGCAGCCATTCAGCGACTATCAGACTTTCAATTATCTAATGGAGGATTGTCATATTGGCAAGGAAACAGTACCGCAGATATTTGGGGCACCTCGTATGCAGGTCATTTTATGATAGAAGCAGAAAAGAAAGGCTATGTATTGCCTATCGGTTTCAAATCAAAATGGATTGGGTATCAAAAACAACAGGCACGTACTTGGAGAAACAGTACAGGCTACTATAACAACTCCCTTTCGCAAGCATATCGATTGTATACCTTGTGTTTAGCCAATAGTCCCGATGTAGCTTCGATGAACCGTTTGAGAGAATCAACAGGAGTTTCAAATGAAGCAAAAACAAGGCTAGCAAGTGCGTATGCCTTAATTGGCAAAAAGTCCATCGCTAAATCCATTTTAAAAGGAATCACAGAACAGAGCTACACAAAACAATATTATTCAAACTATGGTTCTGAAACGAGAAACAAAGCAATGTCTTTAGAAACCTACATGCTGTTGGATGATGAGAGCAAATCTATGAAACTAGCCAAAGAAATTGCCGAAAACTTATCAAGCAACCGTTGGATGAGTACACAAACTACAGCCTATAGCTTATTAGCCATGAGTCAATATGCTCTAAAAAATGGAGGCAGTAACGGAATTAATACAACCTATATATTAAATAAAGTCTCAGGAAAAGCAAGTACCTCAAAATCGTTGTTGGCAAAAGATTTAGTCGCTATTCAAAAAGAAAACTCTTTAAAAATAACGAATAAAAACAGCGGAGTTTTATATGTACGCATACTAAACAAAGGTATTTTACCCGTTGGTGAAGAAAAGGTATTCCAAAAGAACTTAGAAACCGCTATTGTATATAAAACAAAAGATGGCACTCGAATTACTCCAGATAATTTATCGCAGGGAACTAATTTTATAGCAGAAGTCACGGTGAAGAATCCAACAAGCCAAACTATAGAAAATGTAGCGTTAACACAATACCTTCCTTCAGGATGGGAAATTATCAATACTCGTTTTACTGATTTTGGAAACAATACCACATCTTCTGACGTAGATTATACCGATATACGAGATGCAAGAATTAGCAACTATTTTACGTTGAAAAAGTATGAAACGAAGACGTTTAATGTGTTATTAAACGCATCGTATTTAGGAAAGTATTATTTACCAGGCATACAAGTAGAAGCCATGTACGATAACGATTATATGGCACGCACGAAAGGACAATGGATTGAGGTAACGAAGTAG
- the miaE gene encoding tRNA-(ms[2]io[6]A)-hydroxylase, which produces MLGLQFDTETSWVEVAKNGLEQLLTDHAFAEQKAASNAVSIIINYSEETELVKDMSDIAIEEMEHFRMVHNIMIERGMVLGKATKNDYALKLQKFFPHTGDRTEALIHRLLVAALIEARSCERFKVFADNMEDEQLAKFYLDLMISEANHYTLFLGYARKYMDREIVDKKWNDLLAFEAAMMRERGTTAKVHG; this is translated from the coding sequence ATGCTTGGATTACAATTTGATACCGAAACTTCATGGGTTGAAGTTGCTAAAAATGGATTAGAACAGTTATTAACAGACCATGCTTTTGCAGAACAAAAAGCAGCCTCGAATGCTGTATCGATTATTATTAATTACTCTGAAGAGACAGAACTAGTGAAAGATATGAGTGATATTGCCATTGAAGAAATGGAACATTTTAGAATGGTACACAACATCATGATAGAGCGAGGTATGGTTTTAGGAAAAGCTACTAAAAATGACTATGCTTTGAAATTGCAAAAGTTCTTTCCGCATACGGGTGACAGAACTGAAGCTTTAATTCACAGACTGTTGGTTGCTGCCTTAATTGAAGCTCGTAGTTGTGAACGTTTTAAAGTGTTTGCTGATAATATGGAAGATGAACAATTGGCTAAGTTTTATTTAGATTTAATGATTTCTGAAGCCAATCATTATACCTTGTTTTTAGGCTATGCGCGTAAGTATATGGACCGTGAAATTGTGGATAAAAAATGGAATGATTTACTCGCTTTTGAAGCTGCAATGATGCGCGAAAGAGGAACAACTGCCAAGGTGCATGGGTGA
- a CDS encoding DUF4268 domain-containing protein, whose product MFSKEESARLRKEFWTSFGKSFPRKWLLYNTKIKGFAFKFQADRKKASVCLDFEHPEDIANELLYDQLLSLKNILETEYLPEVIYDDSFELDSHKIIRRIYVPFDKKFSIHNKNTWRDCYEFFVETMTQFELFFYEYEDFIKQAV is encoded by the coding sequence GTGTTTAGTAAAGAAGAGTCTGCTCGTTTACGAAAAGAGTTTTGGACAAGTTTTGGAAAGTCTTTTCCTAGAAAGTGGCTGTTATACAATACCAAAATAAAAGGGTTTGCGTTTAAATTTCAAGCAGATAGAAAAAAAGCGTCTGTTTGTTTAGATTTCGAGCATCCTGAAGATATTGCTAATGAGTTGCTTTATGATCAGTTGCTTTCTCTAAAAAATATCTTAGAAACCGAGTATTTGCCTGAGGTTATTTACGATGATAGTTTTGAACTCGACAGTCACAAAATTATCCGTAGGATTTATGTTCCTTTCGATAAAAAATTTAGCATTCATAATAAAAATACTTGGAGAGATTGTTATGAATTTTTCGTAGAAACCATGACACAATTCGAGCTGTTTTTTTATGAGTACGAAGATTTTATAAAACAAGCGGTTTGA
- a CDS encoding DUF4870 domain-containing protein, translating into MKRNSQLLALTHLSQLLDFVTGIGGLIVPLIIWAVKKDEVVDMDEHGKSIINFRLTMFLYLLVCIPLIIVFGLGLLGMLVIGAFYIIFPILNAIKASNNEQPSYPFSIKFV; encoded by the coding sequence ATGAAAAGAAATAGTCAGTTATTAGCATTAACCCATTTAAGTCAATTGTTAGATTTTGTAACAGGAATAGGAGGATTAATCGTACCCCTAATTATATGGGCAGTAAAGAAAGATGAAGTAGTAGATATGGACGAGCACGGAAAATCTATTATCAATTTTAGACTCACCATGTTTTTATACTTATTAGTATGCATTCCATTAATCATTGTTTTTGGATTAGGATTGTTAGGAATGTTGGTCATTGGAGCTTTTTATATAATATTTCCGATACTCAATGCCATCAAAGCAAGCAACAACGAACAACCCAGTTATCCGTTTTCGATAAAGTTTGTGTAA
- a CDS encoding outer membrane protein assembly factor BamB family protein, with protein sequence MRIIYSIVFLFFLFSCKEKIEFHQNLDLIWKTKDVNWSTSSLKLDSDFIYGYTMNDSVFKLNVSTGKMLWKRYSRGSYANLSPEIYKEGIYFGGADALKAFSTNGDLLWSESTSSKTIGLIIIDSIIFNTRSSKGLFANHLKNGKELWSIEPDYQLLSTSKPSLKDSLLIIGNFNYKKNIGNHLTCINLNKKDIEWEIVNKGYLNSQVIIDNKSVFFNSDSSYLKGFTYKADLVTGKILWKIRTDPEVFLKPLLNNYKLYINSYENGIICLDTKNGEIIWNTKNKNLDAGTDFILHKEILYFGTQDRKFLGINGKGEIVFKSEFEYGIGNPFIYKGDIYVNDGNGRLFKIKNTVANIGYATFGD encoded by the coding sequence ATGAGAATAATTTACAGTATTGTTTTCCTATTTTTTTTATTCAGTTGTAAGGAAAAAATTGAATTTCATCAAAATCTTGATTTGATTTGGAAAACTAAAGATGTAAATTGGAGCACAAGTTCATTAAAATTAGATAGTGACTTTATCTATGGATACACAATGAATGATAGTGTGTTTAAATTAAACGTATCTACTGGAAAAATGTTATGGAAAAGATATTCACGTGGTAGTTATGCTAATTTAAGTCCTGAAATTTACAAAGAAGGTATTTATTTTGGTGGAGCAGATGCATTAAAGGCTTTCAGCACAAATGGAGATTTACTTTGGTCAGAATCCACAAGTTCAAAAACAATTGGACTAATAATTATTGATTCGATAATATTTAATACTAGATCTAGTAAAGGACTATTTGCAAATCATTTAAAAAATGGAAAAGAATTATGGAGTATTGAACCTGATTATCAATTGTTATCAACATCTAAACCTTCACTAAAAGATAGTCTATTGATTATTGGAAATTTTAATTACAAAAAGAATATTGGGAATCATTTAACTTGTATTAATCTTAACAAGAAGGATATTGAATGGGAAATTGTTAATAAAGGATATTTAAACAGTCAAGTAATTATTGATAATAAAAGTGTGTTTTTCAATTCTGATTCATCATATCTAAAAGGGTTCACTTACAAAGCGGATTTAGTAACTGGTAAAATATTATGGAAGATTAGAACAGATCCCGAAGTATTCTTAAAACCATTACTAAATAATTATAAACTTTATATAAATTCCTATGAAAATGGCATTATATGTTTAGACACTAAAAACGGAGAAATTATTTGGAATACCAAAAATAAAAATTTAGATGCTGGAACTGACTTTATACTTCATAAAGAAATACTATACTTTGGAACACAGGACAGAAAATTTTTAGGAATAAATGGAAAAGGCGAAATAGTATTTAAATCCGAATTTGAATATGGAATTGGTAATCCATTTATTTACAAAGGAGATATTTATGTTAACGACGGAAATGGAAGATTATTCAAAATAAAAAATACAGTTGCCAACATCGGGTATGCAACATTTGGCGATTAG